A genome region from Carya illinoinensis cultivar Pawnee chromosome 2, C.illinoinensisPawnee_v1, whole genome shotgun sequence includes the following:
- the LOC122301414 gene encoding uncharacterized protein LOC122301414 has translation MKFENLLMQRGQEQQKILGLEEEVGMLEAELKEEQALNRILRFALQGPISSRPSLCSSVPPQVQVLLEELAKVHEEILWLERKVEDLKLSLYQERKRSREREMEHLTSIPEDGHLRCGPEIRSSVLNDQRSRSENRDHEFRKERIIKERRPSLGSVSKILSMSSTRSSGKLKFLSKKNVHKPRANTRGRESKRPSARSSFEISLTSEL, from the exons ATGAAATTCGAGAACCTACTGATGCAGCGAGGGCAGGAGCAGCAGAAAATACTGGGTCTTGAGGAAGAG GTGGGTATGCTAGAGGCAGAACTGAAGGAGGAACAGGCATTGAACAGGATTTTGCGCTTTGCACTTCAGGGGCCAATTTCCTCCCGCCCAAGTCTTTGCTCATCGGTTCCACCCCAg GTTCAGGTGCTTCTGGAAGAACTAGCGAAGGTACATGAAGAAATATTGTGGCTGGAGAGAAAAGTTGAGGATCTGAAACTAAGCTTGTACCAAGAGAGGAAACGGAGCAGAGAAAGGGAAATGGAGCATTTAACAAGTATACCAGAAGACGGTCACTTGCGATGCGGACCAGAGATCCGATCGTCAGTGCTCAATGATCAGCGGTCCAGATCAGAAAACCGTGATCATGAATTTAGGAAAGAGAGAATCATAAAGGAAAGAAGACCTTCGTTGGGGTCTGTATCGAAAATCCTAAGCATGTCTTCTACAAGATCCAGCGGTAAACTAAAGTTTTTATCGAAGAAGAATGTTCATAAACCTCGTGCCAACACTAGAGGTAGAGAATCCAAAAGGCCATCAGCAAGATCCTCGTTTGAGATTAGTTTAACCTCGGAGTTATAG
- the LOC122301412 gene encoding protein INVOLVED IN DE NOVO 2-like, with the protein MDEYEDKSYEELKNGNLNVKNSDETFACPYCPKRKKNYLYNEILEHASGVGKSSSTKRSAKERANHLALLKYLEKDLCPSKPVPKSSSKKKNSKENANPLAPVKYLEKGLAGPSTPVLRSDPPIDCNPNEKFVWPWTGIVVNIPTRRTDEGRYVGESGSKLRDELKSGGFNPIRVHPLWNFRGHSGSAVVEFQKDWPGLHNAMSFERVYEADHHGKKDWYGVSGQKSGLYAWVARADDYSSSGIIGDHLRKIGDIRTISGIMEEEARKQDKLISNLTNTFELKSRHLKEMEERCSQTSVSLRNLMEEKDKLLQAYNEDIRKRQMSARNHFQRISNDHEKIKLQLESQKKELEMRGMELEKRDAHNESERRKLAEEIEKNAIRNSALQLASLEQQKADVNVLKLAEDQKRQKEKLHNRIIQLEKQLDAKQALELEIEQLRGTLNVMKHMVDDGDVDVLKNVETILKQLREKEGELEDLEDLNQALIVKERKSNDELQGARKELINEWKEIEIHGDIGVKRMGELDDKPFREAMKRKYDEEEADERASELCSLWKEYMMDPDWHPFKFTTVEGKQQEVINDEDEKLIGLRNELGDEVYQAVTTALMEINEYNPSGQYITSELWNYVEGRRATLEEGVKSILEQWKGSKRKRGMS; encoded by the exons ATGGACGAGTATGAAGATAAATCTTATGAAGAATTGAAGAATGGGAATCTTAATGTCAAAAATTCTGACGAGACGTTTGCTTGCCCCTACTGCCcgaagagaaagaagaattaTCTATATAATGAAATTCTTGAGCATGCTTCTGGTGTGGGCAAAAGTAGTTCAACAAAGAGAAGTGCAAAAGAGAGAGCTAATCACCTTgctttgttgaaatatttggaaAAGGATTTATGCCCATCAAAACCTGTTCCCAAGAGTagttcaaaaaagaaaaactcaaaagagAATGCTAATCCCCTTGCTCCGGTGAAATATTTGGAAAAGGGTTTGGCAGGTCCATCAACACCTGTTCTCAGGAGTGATCCTCCTATTGATTGCAACCCCAATGAGAAATTTGTGTGGCCTTGGACAGGAATTGTGGTTAACATTCCAACAAGACGGACAGATGAAGGAAGATATGTGGGAGAAAGTGGATCCAAGCTGAGGGATGAATTGAAAAGTGGTGGGTTTAATCCCATAAGGGTTCACCCTCTATGGAATTTTCGGGGTCATTCAGGCAGTGCTGTTGTGGAATTCCAAAAAGATTGGCCCGGGTTACATAATGCCATGTCATTTGAGAGAGTTTATGAGGCAGATCATCATGGGAAAAAGGACTGGTATGGTGTTAGTGGCCAAAAATCTGGTCTTTATGCTTGGGTCGCCCGTGCGGATGACTACAGTTCAAGTGGGATTATTGGGGACCACCTACGAAAGATTGGGGATATTAGAACCATATCTGGAATTATGGAGGAAGAAGCCCGAAAGCAGGACAAGCTTATATCTAATCTGACTAACACTTTCGAGCTGAAGAGCAGGCACTTGAAAGAGATGGAGGAAAGATGTAGTCAAACTTCAGTCTCCCTTCGGAACTTAATGGAAGAGAAAGATAAGCTCCTTCAAGCTTATAATGAAG ATATAAGAAAAAGACAAATGAGTGCAAGGAATCACTTTCAGAGGATTTCCAATGACCACGAAAAGATTAAATTGCAACTTGAATCTCAGAAAAAAGAGCTTGAGATGCGTGGGATGGAATTGGAAAAGCGTGATGCGCATAATGAAAGCGAAAGAAGAAAGCTTGCTGAAGAAATTGAGAAG AATGCCATAAGAAATAGTGCTCTGCAATTGGCCTCTTTGGAGCAACAAAAGGCTGATGTAAATGTATTGAAACTGGCTGAAGATCAGAAG AGGCAAAAGGAAAAACTCCATAACAGAATAATTCAACTGGAAAAGCAACTGGATGCAAAGCAAGCGCTGGAATTGGAAATAGAGCAACTGAGAGGGACATTAAATGTCATGAAGCACATGGTAGATGATGGAGATGTAGACGTATTGAAAAATGTGGAGACAATACTTAAACAGTTGCGTGAAAAAGAAGGAGAGCTTGAAGATTTAGAAGATTTGAACCAAGCTCTAATAGTGAAGGAGCGCAAGAGCAATGATGAGCTGCAAGGAGCTCGAaaagaattaattaat GaatggaaagagatagagatccATGGTGATATTGGGGTTAAGAGAATGGGAGAACTTGACGATAAACCATTTCGCGAAGCAATGAAGAGAAAGTATGATGAGGAAGAAGCTGATGAGAGAGCTTCAGAACTGTGCTCactgtggaaagaatatatgaTGGACCCCGATTGGCATCCTTTTAAATTTACTACAGTTGAAGGGAAACAGCAG GAAGTTATAaatgatgaagatgagaaaTTAATAGGTTTGAGGAATGAATTGGGTGATGAAGTTTACCAGGCCGTGACTACTGCTTTAATGGAGATAAATGAATACAACCCAAGTGGACAGTATATAACATCTGAATTGTGGAACTACGTGGAGGGAAGAAGGGCTACACTTGAAGAAGGAGTCAAATCTATACTGGAGCAATGGAAAGGATCTAAACGCAAAAGGGGAATGAGTTGA